A region from the Malus domestica chromosome 07, GDT2T_hap1 genome encodes:
- the LOC139197717 gene encoding uncharacterized protein has protein sequence MQLTREWAQGRDKVQVVGLAVSPLVLHPEGGDVALSMQLDFQRRVHKQFVEQQKRLLAQQEELINLEDGGGGDGAFAIKEDSDDDHRRQRASHSRRVMKAVGQIAKPRRAANFDGKRERQGLLLEQKITAALRMLAYGASANQVDEIVRMGKTTVLESLIRFCSAIEALYTNEYFWTPTPRDMRRLLRKGEM, from the exons ATGCAGCTCACTCGCGAGTGGGCGCAAGGAAGGGACAAGGTGCAGGTCGTGGGGCTTGCTGTCAGCCCACTTGTGCTTCACCCAGAAGGAGGTGACGTGGCCCTCTCAATGCAGTTAGAttttcaacg gagagTGCATAAACAATTTGTGGAGCAACAGAAAAGAttgttggcacaacaagaagaatTGATCAATCTCGAGGatggtggaggtggagatgggGCTTTCGCAATAAAGGAGGACTCAGATGATGACCATAGAAGGCAGAGGGCTTCACATTCCCGCCGTGTCATGAAAGCTGTAGGTCAGATAGCCAAACCCAGACGTGCTGCAAACTTCGATGGAAAAAGGGAAAGACAAG GTCTTCTTCTagagcaaaaaattacggctgccttgcgaatgcttgcatatggtGCATCTGCAaatcaagtggatgagattgTGAGGATGGGAAAAACAACCGTTCTAGAGTCCCTGATACGGTTTTGCTCTGCAATTGAAGCCCTGTACACCAATGAGTACTTTTGGACACCCACACCAAGGGACATGCGAAGACTTctgaggaagggtgagatgtga